Within the Streptomyces sp. NBC_00353 genome, the region CGGCGTACGCGCTGCTCGCGCTGCTCGGCACCGCGTTCGGTGTCGTCCAGAACACCGTGCTCACGCTCGTCTGTCTGTTGGTCTTCATCGTCTGCACGCTGCTGATCAGCGGTCTCGGCCACGCCACCATCATGTGGATCAACAAGTGGGCCACGGTCGTCTTCGGCGTCCTCAATCTGATCGTGATGGGCTTCCTGGCCGCGACCGTCGACTGGGCCAAGGTGCTCGACGCCCCGACGGGTCCGACCAGCGGCGTGGTCGCGGGCATCGGCTTCATCGCCGCCGGTACCGGTATCGGCTGGGCCAACGCGGGTGCGGACTACGCCCGTTATCTGCCCCGCGAGATTCCTGGCAGGCGGCTGATTGTGGCCTCGGCGTTCGGCGCGGGCATCCCTCTCGTGCTGCTGATCTCGCTCGGCTCGCTGCTCTCCGCGGGCGATCCGACGCTCGCCACCTCCGCCGACCCGGTCGCCGCCATCAACGCGATGCTGCCCTCCTGGATGGCGATCCCCTATCTGATCGCGGCCTTCGGCGGGCTGCTGATGTCGAACCATCTCTCCACCTACTCCGCCGGGCTGACTATGATCACGTTGGGACTGCGGGTGCCGCGCCCCATGGCCGTCGCCCTCGATGTGGTGCTGATGTTCGCCGGCGGTATCTACTTCATGCTGATCGCCGACGACTTCTACGGCCCCTTCTCCACCTTCCTGACCCTGCTCGCCGTACCGATCTCGGCCTGGATCGGCGTGATCGCGGTGGACTCGCTGCGCGGGCGTACGTACGACTCCGATGCGCTGATGGACACCACCCGCACCAGCCGGTACTGGTACACGGGCGGCTTCCATCTTCCGGCCGTCCTCGGCTGGGCCGCCGCCATCGTGGCCGGTCTGCTCTTCACCAAGGCGTCGACGAGCGACACCGACGTCTGGTTCGCGGGTTCGCTCTCCGACACCTGGTTCGGCGTGAACGGTTTGGGCTGGGCGATCTCGATGGCCGTCGGAGCGGTTGTGTACGCGCTGTTCGGCCGACGTACCAGCACCGCGGCCGGCACCGGGAACGAACCCGCCTTCCCCGCTCTTCAGGAGGCCGGACAATGAGCGGGCGTCTCGTCCTCGCAGGGAATGTCATCGCCGATCTGGTGATCGAGGTTCCCGCACTGCCCGAACGCGGCGGCGACGTCATCGGCACGCGTACGGAACTGACTGCGGGCGGCGGTTTCAACACCCTGGTCGCGGCCCGCCGCCTCGGTGCGGAAGCGGTCTTCGCCGGGCTGCACGGCACGGGGCCGTACGGCGACCTCGTACGCAAGGCGCTCGCTGCCGAACAGATCGGAACACTGCTGCCCGCCCGTACGGACGGCGACACCGGCTTCACCGTGGCCCTGGTCGACGGCGGCGGCGAACGTACCTTCGTCACCAGCTTCGGGGTCGACGCCGAGCTGACGCAGTCGGATGTCGACGTGGTCGCCGCGCGGCTGCGGCCCGGCGATCTGGTGCAACTCTCCGGCTACGGGATGGTGATGCCGGTCAACGGCCCGCTGCTGTCGCGCTTCACGGCGGGGCTGCCGGCCGACATCACGGTCTGTTTCGACCCGGCACCGCTGGTGGCCGACATCCCCGAGGCGGTGCTCGCCCCCGTCCTGGCCCGTACGGACTGGCTCAGCGCCAATGCCCGCGAGGCCCGCCTGCTGTCCGGCCACGACAATCCGCGCGCGGCGGCAGCGGCCCTGCAGGAACGGCTGGCTCCGGGCGCGGGTGTGCTCGTACGGGCGGACAAGGACGGCTGCTGGCTGGCGGCGCCCGGCGAGGCCCCGCGCCATGTGCCGGGTTTCCCGGTCGACGCGGTCGACAGCAACGGGGCGGGGGACGCGCATGTCGGCTCGTTCCTGGCCCTGCTCAGCCAGGGTCACGACCCGCTGACGGCCGCGCGCGGAGCCAACGCGGCGGCGGCATACGCGGTGGGGCGCCGCGGCCCCGCCACCGCGCCGGACCGCACGGAGCTGGCAGCGTTCCTGAAGGGGGATCCCCTGGTGGAGCGGCTATTCGGCGCGGGCCGCTGACGGTCTGTTGATGAGCGGGTGGGCGGGCGAACCGGCGCTGTCAGCGGCGAACTGCTGGACTTGAAGCAGTGGTTGGTCGGCAGCGGCGATGCGGCAGAGCCCGGCGCGCTGCTGAATTCGAACAGCGCCTCTCCGGGGCCCCGGGAGGCGGGACGCTTGCCGGAACCCCGCCTCGCCCAGATCGAACGTCGCAAGGCCGAGGTCGCCAAGGCGCGGGCGCGGCTCGGCCGGATGACGCCAAGGCCAGCGACCTGCGGGCGTTCCGAGGTCACTGCGCGCGGGCAAGGGCAGCCACGAGTTTGCTGGTGAAGCGATGCATGTGAGGGTCAAGTGTGTCCCCGGGCTCGGCAAGGACCTGCTGCAGTGGCAGCCACTTGATCGCTTCGAATTCATCCTCGTCGAAGGAGACGATGTCACCTGCCTCTGAGGTCAGGACGTACCACAACGACACATCAGTGTGCTGTCCCTGCCCGCGCGTTCGCGTGACGGTCAAGAAGAACGGATTCTTGCCGGACACCCCGGACGGAACGGCCTCGGTGCGCAGTTCCTCACAGCACTCGCGCAGAACCGTCTCCCACGGGTCCTCCATCGGTTCGACGTGACCGCCACTGGGAAGCCACAGGCCGGCCTTGCGGTGAGCGACAAGCAAAAGCTCCCCGCGGGCCTCGTCGAGGGCCACGAAGTAGCT harbors:
- a CDS encoding purine-cytosine permease family protein, which codes for MAASKTNDRVGAIETRGIEPVPDNERHGHAGQMFWTWFAANISILGLPLGATLVAFRGLNIWQAILVAVVGSFGSFALVGALSLAGKKGGAPALTLSRAVFGQRGNAGPTLITWLSRVGWETITTTTAAYALLALLGTAFGVVQNTVLTLVCLLVFIVCTLLISGLGHATIMWINKWATVVFGVLNLIVMGFLAATVDWAKVLDAPTGPTSGVVAGIGFIAAGTGIGWANAGADYARYLPREIPGRRLIVASAFGAGIPLVLLISLGSLLSAGDPTLATSADPVAAINAMLPSWMAIPYLIAAFGGLLMSNHLSTYSAGLTMITLGLRVPRPMAVALDVVLMFAGGIYFMLIADDFYGPFSTFLTLLAVPISAWIGVIAVDSLRGRTYDSDALMDTTRTSRYWYTGGFHLPAVLGWAAAIVAGLLFTKASTSDTDVWFAGSLSDTWFGVNGLGWAISMAVGAVVYALFGRRTSTAAGTGNEPAFPALQEAGQ
- a CDS encoding PfkB family carbohydrate kinase, with the protein product MSGRLVLAGNVIADLVIEVPALPERGGDVIGTRTELTAGGGFNTLVAARRLGAEAVFAGLHGTGPYGDLVRKALAAEQIGTLLPARTDGDTGFTVALVDGGGERTFVTSFGVDAELTQSDVDVVAARLRPGDLVQLSGYGMVMPVNGPLLSRFTAGLPADITVCFDPAPLVADIPEAVLAPVLARTDWLSANAREARLLSGHDNPRAAAAALQERLAPGAGVLVRADKDGCWLAAPGEAPRHVPGFPVDAVDSNGAGDAHVGSFLALLSQGHDPLTAARGANAAAAYAVGRRGPATAPDRTELAAFLKGDPLVERLFGAGR
- a CDS encoding NUDIX domain-containing protein; the encoded protein is MIAIGASDVPDPPLRTRLTELLEEIDPWDEQERAHLATAAKWIASGAPLYRTQKPDVPTMHLVSYFVALDEARGELLLVAHRKAGLWLPSGGHVEPMEDPWETVLRECCEELRTEAVPSGVSGKNPFFLTVTRTRGQGQHTDVSLWYVLTSEAGDIVSFDEDEFEAIKWLPLQQVLAEPGDTLDPHMHRFTSKLVAALARAQ